A window of Quercus robur chromosome 12, dhQueRobu3.1, whole genome shotgun sequence genomic DNA:
gagacaagttcattaaattaaattcttgttttcattgacttttgaaaattagaaactaaaacagcattttgcatgttttcagtttctttcaCGTACTtagttttgagaacagtttttgttttctgtccatttCGAGTGgccaaaaaagttttttattctcaaaaatagaaaattgtttttggaaacagaaaaaaaaaaaaaaaaaaaagcagttaccaaacatacttTTAAATCTCAAGAGTATAAATTTTCAGAGTTAAATTCacaataactaaaatttttaagaattgaCATTTATTTTGGTTGGATATTATGACTCAAAGGGGTTTGACTTACTTCCAGTACTTTTTTACAAgaatctccttttgttttaataagagattgtcacatcacacactaataaaataaaatgttgagaTTAAAACTTATTACCATTTgctattgtatatttaaaacaaaatgacatgtccagttaaaaaagtaccgGAGGTAAGTTAAACCTATGAAAAAATTACCTTTAACATTAATAAACATCTTATTTggataaataatacaaaaaaaaaaattctaaaactaactctatttatttaattttaactttttaagaaagaaaaaagaagaagatgaatttAAGTATCACATTAATAACTTTCTCATCTATAAGATATTTgagaattaattatttttacctAAAAGATGTgagttaaaattcaaatatttcattAGAATTGAGATATAACTAAATTcctatattaaattttaaggcAACGAACACACTCCCATTTTAAATACAAGTTTTAATCGTTTAGTTgaacttcaaaaaaattgaaaaagaaaaaaaaagtttatttgaacattatttctttatatgtatataatttgatatttaggGAGGTGTAATTGAATCCTCTATGTTCTAAAATATACCATGAAACAGGATGAGTTACAAAACTCTGTGCTTTCTTTATCTAACTTCTataccatgatttttttttttaaattatatatttacacaCACTATTGGGCATGGGATGCATCAACATGGGTTTTGGATCAGCTAAAAATTCATACTTATTAGGGAACCAATATCATACTTGGTGATTTTAACCCAGGGGTTGGCCGAGTTGGTTGGGTACTCGGTCTCAGGGTGCTTGTACTAGGTTCAATTGGATGTGCTTTCTAGTTTGAGTTCGGCTACctgtactttgaaaaaatttcttgagCCAGCGATTTACCCCACTATGGGCTCATCCATCATGAACAATGATTAATCTTTGTTTGAAAGTTTTGAGGATACTCTAtgcgaaagaaaaaaaaaaaatactcggtgattttgattatttttttggtcaaatacctgaaaagagaaccaaaaatgGAAGTAAAAGATTCCAACAGGGATTGTTCAAAACAAGAAAAGCAAGAacataaaagaagagagagaagagggatCCTAATAAGGCAAGGCAGGAAGAGAACTATATGTCAAGGCAAACTTTGTTTCCCAACATGGACAGCAGGCTTTGGTTGGTACAGATAAGAAACGTTGGGGTTGTGAATCTGAgtggaaaaaaagagaaacatacTAAATAAAACTGCTTTTTTCccaaacaataattaaaaggaAACCATTGATGATTATCTTAGCAATCATCCATCCACCAGACCAACTTATTGGAAAGAGAGAAATCCCCATAACTCTCTCTGCCACTCTCTACCCAACTCACTGTCTCACCAAATACAGCAAAACTGCACACATGGAAATAACAATTACACAGACAGCaaaaaagcttttaaaaaaaaaaaaacacttatttcCATTAGTGAAGAGGGCCAGTATAAGACATAAGTGCAAAGGAAAATAAGGGGGTGTTCCAGTGATACATGGAGGTTTTGATCATGGGGATGGGAATTTCTTGCTTTGCACCAATATTCATCTGCTGACAAAATGGTTAGGAATATATCTATCTCCAAATAAAACCccattaattttgttcttatttggTTCACTTTgtaatggtattttttttttcttaatatgttGTTCATTGTTTGATGTGTATTTTGATCATGTTTCTGGGTATGTGAGATAATATTCGGAATTTCATTGTTTGGTGTCTTTTGTTCCAGTGCCTGTttgttactttttgttataTTCTTGTGGAGTTGTACAAGgttcttcttatatatatttttgggtttatgaagttttgattttaaatgaaaaggtAGTCTTTTTATGCAAGCTTAGGTCTTTATTGGGATTTGAATTTGCTTCATGAGAAGCTTTGACTTTTGAGAATTcataatttggaaaaaaaaaaaaaatttacttgatTGTTTGCATTGTTAGgtaaaaaattgggtttttgaaCTTGTAAAAGTAGGCattctttttttcccaattGGGCTTTTGTTTTTACATTTGGATTTTCAATGTATGCTGTTAATTTCTGGTTGTTGATGGTCTGCCTGTTGATTTTCTATCGTATAGTATGTTTGTAAAACCACttgctttattttcttattttttttggtggctcTAAGATCAAAATGTGAAAACTTTGAAAAGAAGTCTTATCTTGCTTTAAGTACTTTTCCCCTTCTGGGTTCATTTacatgttttgtattttttttatgagaaacttTTGATATCTGCTATATCTCTGTCCCCTTGAATCATTCTGATTAGTTTTGATTGTTCTTTCTTTGCAAGATAGAAGAATGGAGAAGCCAGATTTGATATTCTTTCAGGCACTTCGCTGAACTCTTGCAGTAGATATTCGATTATTTCACTTTTTGCATAGTCCCAACACTGTAAAGCTCTGATTTTGATAATGCCCCCCACCTCAAATATGGGAGAGGAACCGAAATTTCAGCAGCGGTGGGAGTTTAGGAGGGGAGACACTGAGTTTGATTCTTCAAGTGAAGAGTCCAAATCAAGTTCAAGTAGCCAGCCAGTTCTTAAGAAGCATAAACTAGTTTCCAGCTTTATTTCTGATGAACATAATGAGGCCATGGACACCAATAGAGTTCAGCAAAAGGGCAAGCGCACTCCTGGCAATGGGGGTCAAATTAAAATTGGGAAAGCTAAGAAAAAGGATGCCAGAAGGAGTAGAAAGGAAAATTTAGCTAATAATGCAATGGGGAGGAATTCTCCCGAAGAGCTTAATAGAAATAAGAATGGAGCTAGTGCTTATGACCCTGCGGCCCTGGATGATGTTAAAATCTTCATGGATTCTCTATTACAGGATCTTAAAGATACGAGAGAAAATTTGTTTAGATGGATGAAGGAGGAAATGCAAAAATTGGTGGCAGATGATACTGCTCAgaaatcaaaaaatagaaaaggcaGTTGTGGAAGGGAGAATATCCAAGTGCAGCACGAGAACTTTGAGAAGAACAATGTGCAGAATCAAAACAACTTTGAGGAGAATGCTCAAGTGCATCATCGATACAATTTGGAGAATGCTCAAGTGCATCCTCAATACAATTTTGAGGATTATGTCCAAGTGCAGCGTCAAAACAACTTCAAGGACATTGTCCAACTggagcataaaaaaaaaattgaggacaCCCTCCATGTGCAGCATCAAAACCACTTCAAGGAGTCGATTCAAGTGCAGTGTCAAAACAACTTTAAAGAGAACATCCAAGAACAGCATCAAAACAACCATGACGCAAACATTGTGCAGCATCATGACAATTTGAAGTCTGGCATGGGAGCTCAAAATTGCAATGATGGATCTTTAAAGAGGCCTCTTAATAGCAATAAGGCCACTGGTCATCATAATCGCTATCGAGCGGTTGAAAATCAAGTTGATTATGGCCAATCTACTGGACCTAGTGCATCTACACGAAAGGAGAAAGGCAAAACAAGGTTGGTCTCATCTGTTATGCGAAATCTTCAATCTAGTCCTTCCATCCAAGTGCAACATCAGAAGAACTTTGTATTAGGCTTGAGGGCTCAAAACTGCAATAACGGCACTTCAGAAAGATCTGTAAAAGGCAAAAGGATAGCTGATTCCAGTAAATGCTCAAAAGTACTTGAAGATCAAGTTGATCACAGGCAAGCCATTGGATCCATGCCATCAACTGAAAATGACAAAAGAGAAAGGTTGGCAACAACTGCTAATCCAAAATTTCCATCCAATTCCTCAGGTCAGGTTGCTTCTTCCATGTATTTGACATTACCTACTATTCTAACAGAAGCCGGTATTGAGAATTACAGGCTTGAGACATCTCCATGCAATTATGCCAGCCCAAGATCTTCTGGGAATAAAAGGGATGTGAATTTATcaaatgcaaatgtgatgcTCGATTCAAGTTTTTATTGCGGGTACTTTCATGACATGCGGCAAGAAGAAAGACTTGGAAGCTTTACTCAAACAAGTTCCAATATTGTAGGTTGCCTCAACCAAAACAGCACTCCAACCACAAGCATTGGAACTGGTTTCCCAGTCCCACTTCATCAGGGTATGGGTGAAGCCTATTGCATTCCAAGCCAGCGTGGTTTGAAAAATCTACCCCAAGACAATTACAACATAATGGGTCTAAGGATGAATGGAGGAGCCATAACATTTTCTGGTGGAAGCTATGCATTATCAGAACAATATGTTGCCAACAACTTCCACAGGAATTCCAATTAAATAGTTGATGGTGGACTCACGGGGTTTCAAATCCCAGAACTTAAAGATGATCGTTTATTTCCAAAGTAATCGGTGGGGATGAACACTAAACAAAagcttttctaaaattttccatGCATGAACCTAGCTATGACGTCTAGTCTAGTCATTCTTTTCAATATCTTGTTGACTCAAAACTTCCCAGGCAAAATATGTTATTCCTTAATTTGCTTCAATTTAGATTGACTATCTCTATCATTGTTTTTTACTGTGATTTTTATTTAACCATTGTAGAGAGAGAGGTTTGGGGTCTTGCACCAGCTCTTTTATTAGGAGGGAATGTTAAAAGAGGTTTTATTTGCCTAGGAAACTGGCTTTGCAATTGGATTTCTCTCTTTCCATCATGATATGATTGTACACAGAATAGTGTGGGGTTAAAATGTTCACTCCATTATCTAGTATCCGCTTTAATCCATAGTGGGAGTATTTGAATCTAAATTTTACTGGTATGCTTTTCAGGCCTAGTTCATGTATGTGCCTAGATACCTTCCCATTAAAGCTCGCATGGGAATgtaataaaatcttttttcGCACGTCTAGAGCAGCCCTTTTCCCCCCTATCTTGATCATAAATGAGAAAGCCTTTTCAGCTGGATATATGCTTCAGCTTTGTTACAGAAATTGGTTTAGTGGgaatatttgtttcttgttgatCTGTTGTTGACTCATGGTTGACAGTAACTTTGAATGCTAATAATTCATGTGGTTGAATGTGAAAGGAATAAGTCTTGGATCTTAGTGTTCTCCTTTGAAGCTTTTGAAACTATATGATGCCTATGGtcggaaaaaaacaaaagtaagaGAACCTAGAAAGAACAAGAAATAATCCACCTTATTCTTCTCTGCAAAGCAAATTTTTACTTGCCTGCCACTAATGGAGATGTGACAAAAGAAAGATTAGCTTGAACCTTTGCCAAATTGCCCTTTTAAGATCGAGTTCAAGGCTTTCATGACCACTCAACCTAGGCGAGCTTTCATGATACATTGCTtaagaaattatatttaaattttatccatAAGCATTAATAAAACTAGATGATGTCTCGCGCTATGCGCGGAGTACTTtacaatttaatttgaaatcatttttatatatattaagaccTACATATAATAGTAAATttgttatataatatttatgtttgcccacaatatttttgaatactttgaaacttgatttttttttttaattcatattttattaaaaaatattatacaacactataagactataacatattataatatttaccattaaaaatagatttaattttttatactgattaaatgattttgaaatatataaataagaatttaaagcatAAAATACTTGTACAtcctaaaattacataaatttaagcAATCTTTCAAACATTTCCTCAACCACTCTATTCTCACAACCAAATATGGGGACCTCAAACGCAAACACCCAATTCATTATCTcaatgaaattaaagaaattatttgTAAGTATTAACATAAAGGGAACGTgattaaataaagagaaattggttaaaaacacatccatttatcattgatttttatttttattactatggCTTATACCGAACAAAATAGGagtaaaaaaacttacaaagaAACCTACGAATTatgagttctaacacaaaaaaaaaaaaaaaaaaaaaaaaataacttcataaataatcaatcagaatgtttccttttctttctctttaattctaaaacaaaatacatttatgaCATTCCCAAACCAAAATCCTAAAAGCGAATTAGAACCTTCACAAAATCCACAACGTTCAACTTCAACATCAAAACTGTAAGGTAttgtcattgaataaaaaatgcaagTCCCCTTCCTTGGTCATAATCTACTCATACGGGTTAGGATCAAATGGTATCACAATGTTGAGTTATGTAGGTGTCATTGAAAGGTTGAAGCTAAATGacatcgttttttttttttttttttttttttttttttttttttttctcctgatGATTGTATTTAAGATGGAATGTCAAGAAGGGCTGTAGGCATATGTATATAAAAGAGTAAAAGTGAAAATGGTAGATGGAAATGCAAagagttttttgtgtgtgggggAGAGAAGAAGTTCTGAAATATTGaaccaaattaaataaataatagtcttaaaatattgaataacaaatttaacaaaaagtagttttgaaacattgaaccaaaggaaataaagagcccatatttttgaatttgttcttatctttaATGTAACTTAAGAGTATTTCAATTCTCTTCATAGAATGCACCACATGACAGAACCTTATGCTCTCCCACGTGAgttctttgcttttatatatatatatatatattgatgtcaAGGTTGATAGGAATTACAtcacggagagagagagagagagagagagagagttgcaattgttattgttattgctAATGCCAATGTTGTGATGATTTGCTGGGCTCAAATAACAATATGAGATTGAATACCATAactgttatttatattttactatGTTAGAACATATTCTTTTCATGTCGAAGACACTGGTTCTTAATTGTAATCTGACTGACAAAACTCATTCAAGCCAATGGTTAATTTTGATGGACAGACTTAAAGATGCaacattgaaatttaattaaatttaaattcaa
This region includes:
- the LOC126710034 gene encoding uncharacterized protein LOC126710034, encoding MPPTSNMGEEPKFQQRWEFRRGDTEFDSSSEESKSSSSSQPVLKKHKLVSSFISDEHNEAMDTNRVQQKGKRTPGNGGQIKIGKAKKKDARRSRKENLANNAMGRNSPEELNRNKNGASAYDPAALDDVKIFMDSLLQDLKDTRENLFRWMKEEMQKLVADDTAQKSKNRKGSCGRENIQVQHENFEKNNVQNQNNFEENAQVHHRYNLENAQVHPQYNFEDYVQVQRQNNFKDIVQLEHKKKIEDTLHVQHQNHFKESIQVQCQNNFKENIQEQHQNNHDANIVQHHDNLKSGMGAQNCNDGSLKRPLNSNKATGHHNRYRAVENQVDYGQSTGPSASTRKEKGKTRLVSSVMRNLQSSPSIQVQHQKNFVLGLRAQNCNNGTSERSVKGKRIADSSKCSKVLEDQVDHRQAIGSMPSTENDKRERLATTANPKFPSNSSGQVASSMYLTLPTILTEAGIENYRLETSPCNYASPRSSGNKRDVNLSNANVMLDSSFYCGYFHDMRQEERLGSFTQTSSNIVGCLNQNSTPTTSIGTGFPVPLHQGMGEAYCIPSQRGLKNLPQDNYNIMGLRMNGGAITFSGGSYALSEQYVANNFHRNSN